In one window of Candidatus Avedoeria danica DNA:
- the smc gene encoding chromosome segregation protein SMC: MRIKELSLTGYKSFASRTRFVFPSGVTAIIGPNGSGKSNIADAVRWVLGETRPTHLRARSQDDLIFAGTERRSRSGIAEVQLTIDNGDGGLDIAFAEVTIGRRVERDGTVIYSINGARVRLRDVQDLVAGRFGQGHFTVIGQGLVDSFIVMRPDQRRALIDDAAGLTPLQRQADRSLKKLADTAENLRRVRDILGELGPRLRRMERLAERAEQHGAVAAELRGLLAQWYGWHTAQAAAVLEHARAHGAALDAERDAARRHSEAATTALDAAASATDRTDETLRTLRAERDATAGALAAARQQAAVADAQLAAVERQRESLQSASTGLSEESAALSAQLTAYERTLAELATALDAHNAAVAEARRAQDAAEAERVGRGAEVDAARASLAALQAEIARLAAKRSSLLETRTARTLQLAAAEESLAGAAASIAQFGAANTAAQAAFDDVEARYTAHVARVTDIERALADAHTALAAAREAHATARDSLGMHESRHRTLQALFREAGTDAAVMAKLGDGDRVALRGTVAELIVVPDAWEAAAAAALGPFVRAAVVARSADIAAAVAIVRDAPAAAYLAPATVERPVGGTWAPRKGEQRAVDVLRAPDAPGLVEVLVADVAFVRDLAAANAAVDRPDGPARAATADGLLVHRGGAVTVGAGNRDVLAMARERRDLPDVLDAARVDAEAAGSAVDRCLDARRALEAELGTLADARAVLSRARDAAAKERDAARAAHERAAREETWATERRAQLAAECAALSDELAMVEQAILQAEPEITVRTTAVEAASRAAEGIDVNTPRVALAGAGAAQAEAAAVLAGQRAARDAVVREAEAVRGRAAANLARAETLDVEAIRWSDEAARAAAEGERLASGLVDLEAALVIAESNAGDLRHEARSQAEALEATRRAVAAVDSRSAEALVAIARAEDRIGRLSEQRLVDAEALDIEPDALAAVPDGPMDAPDEAAEARIGQLRRRLRDIGAIDREALAAYHETAEHHAHLIAQLDDLEAADRDLRTALATLDGEMAAGFSTTFAAVAESFGRSFPLLFGGGEAELVLMPVEEEGAPPGIDIIARPPGKRSQPLSLLSGGERAITAVALLFALLEVSGTPFVVLDEVDAALDEANVDRFRTCLTALAEHMQVVIVTHNRATVQSAATVYGITMAEDGASQVVSLKVDAAA; this comes from the coding sequence ATGCGGATCAAAGAGCTGTCCCTCACCGGGTACAAGAGCTTCGCCTCGCGCACCCGCTTCGTCTTCCCGAGCGGTGTCACCGCGATCATCGGCCCCAACGGCAGCGGCAAGTCGAACATCGCCGACGCCGTGCGCTGGGTGCTCGGCGAGACGCGGCCGACGCATCTGCGCGCCCGGAGTCAGGACGACCTGATCTTCGCCGGCACGGAGCGCCGCTCGCGCTCCGGCATCGCCGAGGTCCAGCTGACGATCGACAATGGGGACGGCGGGCTCGACATCGCGTTCGCCGAGGTGACGATCGGCCGGCGCGTCGAGCGGGACGGCACGGTCATCTACTCGATCAACGGCGCCCGCGTCCGGCTGCGCGACGTGCAGGACCTTGTCGCCGGCCGCTTCGGCCAGGGCCACTTCACCGTCATCGGCCAGGGCCTCGTCGACAGCTTCATCGTCATGCGCCCCGACCAGCGGCGCGCGCTGATCGACGATGCCGCCGGGTTGACGCCCTTGCAGCGGCAGGCGGACCGATCCCTCAAGAAGCTGGCCGACACGGCGGAGAACCTCCGTCGTGTCCGGGACATCCTCGGCGAACTCGGCCCGCGGCTGCGCCGGATGGAGCGTTTGGCCGAACGCGCCGAACAGCACGGCGCCGTGGCCGCCGAGCTGCGCGGCCTGCTGGCGCAGTGGTACGGCTGGCACACCGCGCAGGCGGCGGCGGTCCTCGAGCACGCCCGCGCCCACGGCGCGGCCCTCGACGCCGAGCGCGATGCCGCGCGCCGGCACTCCGAAGCCGCGACGACGGCGCTCGACGCCGCTGCGAGCGCAACGGACCGCACCGACGAAACGCTCCGCACGCTGCGCGCCGAGCGCGACGCGACCGCCGGCGCCCTCGCCGCGGCGCGCCAGCAGGCCGCCGTCGCCGACGCCCAGCTGGCCGCCGTCGAGCGCCAACGCGAGAGCCTTCAGTCCGCGTCCACCGGCCTGAGCGAGGAATCCGCCGCGCTGTCCGCTCAGCTCACCGCGTACGAGCGAACCCTGGCGGAACTCGCCACTGCGCTCGACGCGCACAACGCCGCCGTAGCCGAGGCGCGACGCGCGCAGGACGCGGCCGAGGCGGAGCGCGTCGGCCGCGGGGCCGAGGTGGATGCGGCGCGCGCTTCCCTCGCCGCGCTGCAGGCCGAGATCGCGCGACTGGCGGCCAAACGCTCGTCGCTTCTGGAAACGCGCACCGCCCGAACCCTCCAGCTCGCCGCAGCGGAAGAGTCGCTCGCCGGTGCGGCCGCCTCGATCGCGCAGTTCGGCGCCGCGAACACGGCGGCACAGGCGGCATTCGATGACGTGGAAGCGCGCTACACGGCGCATGTTGCGCGCGTGACGGACATCGAACGCGCGCTGGCGGACGCGCACACGGCGCTGGCCGCAGCGCGCGAAGCGCACGCCACAGCGCGCGACAGTCTCGGCATGCATGAGTCGCGCCACCGAACGCTGCAGGCCCTCTTTCGCGAGGCCGGGACGGACGCGGCCGTCATGGCCAAGCTGGGCGACGGCGACCGAGTGGCGCTGCGCGGCACGGTCGCCGAGCTCATCGTCGTGCCGGACGCATGGGAGGCGGCCGCCGCGGCGGCGCTCGGCCCATTCGTCCGGGCCGCGGTCGTGGCCCGCAGCGCCGACATCGCCGCAGCGGTGGCCATCGTCCGCGACGCGCCGGCGGCGGCCTACCTGGCGCCGGCGACCGTCGAACGGCCGGTGGGCGGGACGTGGGCCCCGCGCAAGGGAGAGCAGCGGGCGGTGGACGTCCTCCGTGCGCCCGACGCGCCCGGGCTGGTCGAAGTGCTGGTGGCGGACGTCGCTTTCGTGCGCGACCTGGCCGCCGCGAATGCCGCGGTCGATCGACCCGACGGGCCGGCGCGCGCCGCGACCGCGGACGGGCTGCTCGTCCACCGCGGCGGCGCGGTCACGGTCGGCGCCGGCAACCGCGACGTCCTCGCCATGGCCCGCGAGCGCCGGGACCTGCCCGACGTCCTCGATGCGGCGCGCGTGGACGCCGAGGCGGCAGGCAGCGCCGTCGACCGCTGCCTCGACGCGCGCCGCGCGCTCGAGGCCGAGCTCGGCACGCTGGCCGACGCGCGCGCCGTGCTGAGCCGCGCGCGCGACGCCGCCGCCAAGGAGCGCGACGCGGCGCGCGCAGCGCACGAGCGGGCAGCGCGCGAGGAAACGTGGGCGACGGAGCGGCGCGCCCAGCTGGCCGCGGAGTGCGCGGCGCTGAGCGACGAGCTTGCCATGGTGGAGCAGGCGATCCTGCAGGCCGAGCCCGAGATCACGGTACGGACGACCGCCGTCGAGGCCGCCAGCCGGGCCGCCGAAGGAATCGATGTGAACACGCCGCGCGTCGCGCTCGCGGGCGCAGGCGCGGCCCAGGCGGAGGCGGCGGCCGTACTGGCGGGCCAGCGCGCCGCCCGCGATGCCGTCGTACGCGAAGCTGAGGCGGTTCGCGGCCGGGCGGCGGCGAACCTGGCGCGGGCCGAGACGCTCGACGTCGAAGCGATCCGCTGGTCGGACGAGGCGGCGCGCGCGGCGGCCGAAGGCGAACGGCTGGCGAGCGGGTTGGTCGATCTCGAGGCCGCGCTCGTCATCGCCGAGAGCAACGCCGGCGACCTGCGGCACGAGGCGCGCTCGCAGGCGGAGGCGCTCGAGGCCACGCGCCGCGCCGTGGCCGCCGTGGACAGCAGGTCGGCCGAGGCGCTGGTGGCGATCGCACGGGCCGAGGACCGAATCGGCCGGCTGTCGGAACAGCGGCTGGTGGACGCCGAGGCGCTCGACATCGAGCCCGACGCTTTGGCGGCGGTGCCGGACGGGCCAATGGATGCGCCGGACGAAGCGGCCGAGGCGCGCATCGGCCAGCTTCGCCGGCGGCTCCGCGACATCGGGGCGATCGACCGCGAGGCGCTCGCCGCATACCACGAGACGGCCGAACACCACGCCCACCTGATCGCCCAGCTGGACGACCTCGAGGCGGCGGACCGCGACCTCCGCACGGCGCTGGCCACCCTCGACGGCGAGATGGCCGCCGGCTTCAGCACGACGTTCGCGGCCGTGGCCGAGTCGTTCGGGCGTTCGTTCCCTTTGCTCTTCGGCGGCGGGGAGGCCGAGCTCGTGCTCATGCCGGTCGAGGAGGAGGGCGCGCCGCCCGGCATTGACATCATTGCTCGGCCGCCCGGCAAGCGAAGCCAGCCGCTGTCGCTGCTGTCCGGCGGCGAGCGAGCGATCACGGCGGTGGCGCTGCTCTTTGCGCTGCTCGAGGTCAGCGGCACGCCGTTCGTCGTCCTCGACGAGGTCGACGCGGCGCTGGATGAGGCCAACGTCGACCGCTTCCGAACGTGCCTGACAGCCCTCGCCGAGCACATGCAGGTCGTCATCGTCACGCACAACCGGGCCACGGTCCAGAGCGCGGCCACGGTGTACGGCATCACGATGGCCGAGGACGGCGCGAGCCAGGTCGTCAGCCTCAAGGTCGACGCGGCGGCGTAG